The following are encoded in a window of Longibacter salinarum genomic DNA:
- the tsaB gene encoding tRNA (adenosine(37)-N6)-threonylcarbamoyltransferase complex dimerization subunit type 1 TsaB — MVLLAIETATHTCGAAVCVDGNVVAENHMHRPRAHAQHLTPIIEDVLTRASVDHSEIDVVAVSKGPGSYTGLRIGVSTAKGWAEATGADLIGVPTLEALAATVTPHASEGEVVCAALDARRDEVFAAAYRMREVVGDGEKTHPHPWTGRLKLQAAASAMNVKELPDWIGVKKARVRVIGTGAAKVEPVLRSVGIKVRVVPDVVSRPSAAWVARCALEMVGRGQKAEPKTFEPMYLKAFHVG, encoded by the coding sequence ATGGTCCTTCTAGCGATCGAAACCGCGACGCACACCTGTGGGGCTGCGGTCTGTGTGGATGGCAACGTTGTGGCCGAGAACCACATGCACCGGCCGCGGGCTCACGCGCAGCACCTCACACCGATCATTGAGGACGTGCTGACGCGTGCTTCGGTCGATCATTCAGAGATCGACGTGGTTGCGGTATCGAAAGGGCCCGGATCATACACCGGGCTCCGCATCGGGGTCAGTACGGCGAAAGGCTGGGCGGAGGCGACGGGGGCGGATCTCATCGGCGTGCCCACCCTCGAGGCGCTGGCTGCGACGGTGACACCCCACGCAAGTGAAGGGGAGGTTGTCTGTGCGGCGCTCGATGCGCGGCGCGACGAGGTCTTTGCCGCTGCGTACCGGATGCGCGAAGTTGTGGGGGATGGCGAGAAGACGCATCCGCACCCGTGGACGGGCCGGTTGAAGCTGCAAGCGGCCGCCTCCGCGATGAACGTAAAAGAGTTGCCGGACTGGATCGGCGTCAAGAAGGCGCGGGTGCGTGTAATCGGCACGGGTGCCGCGAAGGTCGAGCCCGTCCTCCGGTCGGTCGGCATCAAGGTGCGAGTTGTGCCGGACGTGGTCTCTCGTCCGTCGGCCGCGTGGGTGGCACGGTGTGCTCTCGAAATGGTTGGCCGTGGCCAGAAAGCGGAGCCCAAGACGTTCGAGCCCATGTATCTTAAGGCGTTTCATGTGGGCTGA
- a CDS encoding SusD/RagB family nutrient-binding outer membrane lipoprotein, translating to MSNTRPPRLLVLACTVLLVVPMFFIGCDFGSTNDDPTAPNTINPDLLFTRSLVYGTLRYDVYQRSQHLFGNMYAQYVANLVPNFPTDRYETSGAYDNWAEAFWNTSYAAYGGGANVGENVSNPGINIQQAIELTQDDPQLVNKTAIARIWKVWLLHRVTDAWGDVPYSEAYQGDEGNRTPVYDPQEEIYRDMLAVLEQSAEAIDPSISGGSFRFGDADVLFNDDLTRWRRFANALRLRLAIRASEAAPSLAEQHVRDVLSSGEVMQGNDDSARLIMGTAEGEFVNSNPLSIIAGFGDERVSELAVQILSDRNDPRIGEIADTTITFPRDGVLYRGLPNGLSASELNGIQSFRYSRIGDRFREADNPVPVILYPEVEFLQAEAALRGWASTTAEDHYEAGIRASLEMYGIDDPTTVDNYLQEPNVAWPASGTFEEKLEAIITQKWIAIYTQGFEAWAEQRRTGYPELLTISGQGATGGEVPTRILYPNVERSLNSANVNEAAQRMGGDTPTTRVWWDVD from the coding sequence ATGTCGAATACCCGACCGCCTCGTCTTCTCGTTCTCGCGTGTACAGTGCTGCTCGTCGTCCCCATGTTCTTCATCGGGTGCGACTTCGGCTCGACCAATGACGATCCGACGGCGCCCAACACGATCAACCCGGATCTGCTGTTCACGCGTTCGCTCGTGTACGGCACGCTGCGCTACGACGTGTATCAACGGAGTCAGCATCTCTTTGGCAACATGTACGCGCAGTACGTTGCCAACCTCGTTCCCAACTTCCCGACCGACCGGTACGAAACGAGCGGTGCGTACGACAACTGGGCGGAAGCCTTCTGGAACACGTCGTACGCTGCGTACGGTGGCGGCGCGAACGTGGGGGAGAACGTCAGCAATCCGGGAATCAATATTCAGCAGGCCATCGAGCTCACACAGGATGATCCGCAGTTGGTCAACAAGACGGCCATTGCGCGCATCTGGAAAGTCTGGCTGTTGCATCGCGTGACCGATGCCTGGGGCGACGTTCCGTACAGCGAGGCCTATCAGGGGGATGAAGGAAACCGGACACCGGTTTATGATCCGCAGGAAGAGATCTACCGCGATATGCTTGCTGTCCTCGAGCAGTCCGCTGAGGCAATCGATCCGTCGATATCGGGCGGCAGCTTTCGGTTCGGGGACGCCGATGTTCTATTCAACGACGATCTGACCAGGTGGCGGCGGTTTGCGAACGCACTCCGCCTGCGCCTGGCGATCCGCGCTTCGGAGGCTGCGCCGTCACTGGCAGAACAGCATGTGCGGGATGTGCTCTCCAGCGGCGAGGTGATGCAGGGCAACGACGACTCCGCCCGCCTCATCATGGGAACAGCAGAAGGCGAGTTTGTGAACTCCAATCCGCTTTCGATTATCGCCGGCTTCGGGGACGAGCGCGTGAGTGAGCTGGCCGTTCAGATTCTGAGCGACCGCAACGATCCCCGTATCGGCGAGATCGCTGATACAACCATTACGTTCCCGCGCGACGGCGTTCTGTATCGTGGATTGCCGAATGGGCTCAGCGCATCGGAGCTGAACGGCATCCAGTCGTTTCGTTACTCGCGCATCGGGGATCGCTTCCGAGAAGCTGACAATCCCGTTCCGGTCATTCTGTACCCCGAGGTCGAGTTCCTCCAGGCCGAGGCTGCGCTTCGCGGCTGGGCCTCGACGACAGCAGAAGATCACTACGAAGCCGGCATTCGAGCGTCGCTCGAAATGTATGGAATTGACGACCCGACGACCGTAGACAACTATTTGCAGGAGCCGAACGTGGCGTGGCCGGCATCGGGCACCTTCGAGGAGAAGCTGGAGGCGATCATTACACAGAAATGGATTGCCATCTACACGCAGGGGTTCGAAGCGTGGGCCGAGCAGCGGCGGACCGGCTACCCCGAGCTGCTGACCATCTCCGGGCAGGGCGCAACGGGCGGTGAGGTCCCGACCCGCATTCTGTATCCCAATGTCGAGCGTTCGCTCAATTCGGCCAACGTCAACGAAGCCGCACAGCGTATGGGTGGAGACACGCCCACGACACGCGTGTGGTGGGACGTCGACTAG
- a CDS encoding ROK family protein, which produces MTFGAIEAGGTKFVCATGSGPNDLQRVTRIPTTAPDETLTAVLDFFQAHSSPLRALGIGSFGPINPHADSPAYGRLLNTPKARWSNVDIIEPFQALNCPVAVDTDVNAAALAEYVWGAGTDVDSLLYLTIGTGIGGGFVVDGTPHHGLLHPEMGHLRVRRLEEDTFDGLCPYHGDCLEGLASGPALEARVGTQPEKLPSDHPIWSIHAQYLAQACATLIYVLSPERFVLGGGVMQQKHLFPRIRHHLRQELAGYVDLPRLTSDLDSYVVPPHLGDRAGVLGALHLAQRKALESHSQVPSHEHLSEHD; this is translated from the coding sequence ATGACATTTGGAGCCATCGAAGCAGGCGGTACCAAATTCGTGTGCGCCACTGGATCCGGACCGAATGACCTGCAGCGAGTCACTCGCATTCCGACGACCGCGCCCGACGAAACATTGACGGCCGTCCTGGACTTCTTCCAGGCTCATTCTTCCCCGCTTCGCGCCCTGGGCATTGGATCGTTCGGTCCAATCAACCCTCACGCGGACTCCCCCGCGTACGGTCGCCTTCTCAACACGCCCAAGGCACGCTGGTCGAACGTCGACATCATCGAGCCCTTTCAGGCCCTCAACTGTCCGGTTGCTGTAGATACAGATGTGAATGCCGCAGCTCTAGCCGAGTACGTCTGGGGAGCCGGCACGGATGTCGACAGCCTCCTCTACTTGACGATTGGCACGGGTATCGGCGGAGGATTTGTCGTCGATGGCACCCCTCACCATGGGCTGCTCCATCCGGAAATGGGTCACCTCCGCGTGCGCCGGCTCGAAGAGGACACGTTCGACGGCCTCTGCCCGTACCATGGCGACTGCCTGGAGGGCCTCGCATCCGGACCCGCACTGGAGGCACGTGTCGGTACACAACCGGAGAAACTCCCTTCGGATCATCCTATCTGGTCCATCCACGCGCAATACCTCGCCCAGGCCTGTGCCACGCTGATCTACGTCCTTTCTCCCGAACGATTCGTGCTGGGTGGCGGCGTTATGCAGCAGAAGCACCTGTTCCCCCGCATTCGTCACCACCTCCGACAGGAACTGGCAGGCTACGTCGATCTCCCCCGCCTGACGAGCGACCTCGATTCGTATGTCGTGCCGCCTCACCTCGGCGACAGAGCCGGTGTGCTCGGTGCCCTCCACCTCGCGCAGCGGAAGGCACTTGAATCACACAGCCAGGTCCCTTCGCACGAGCACCTTTCGGAGCACGACTGA
- a CDS encoding LacI family DNA-binding transcriptional regulator, with protein MATLEDVARQAGVSVSTVSRTINRPDMVNADTRTRVEAAIDDLEYRPNRVARRLRRLDGRAHMLGLLIPDIQNPFYSDVVRGVEDVAYARDAAVILCNTDETSDREQFYVDVLKAESADGVILPPIARSDLNLDIKNIGMPLVFFDRRISDASVDTVVVDNERGARDIVNHLIELGHRRIGLINGPETIATSAERAAGYRRALHDHGIPFDDELVREGRPTRDAGKALTDELLRLDHAPSALFAANNQLALGVLESVREHDLRVPEDIAVVTFDDAPWAKLLDPPLTTVRQPSYEMGRRAAELLFDRIASPDRAAALIVLQPELVVRASCGSGMDT; from the coding sequence ATGGCCACGTTAGAAGACGTCGCGCGCCAGGCCGGCGTCTCGGTCAGCACAGTGTCACGCACCATCAACCGCCCGGACATGGTCAACGCCGACACGCGAACGCGCGTCGAAGCTGCGATCGATGATCTGGAATACCGCCCGAACCGCGTCGCACGTCGGTTGCGCCGGTTGGATGGCCGGGCCCACATGCTCGGCCTGCTCATTCCGGACATCCAAAACCCGTTCTATTCCGATGTCGTCCGCGGCGTGGAGGATGTTGCCTATGCACGCGACGCAGCGGTTATCCTCTGCAATACCGACGAGACCTCCGATCGCGAGCAGTTCTACGTCGATGTACTTAAGGCCGAGTCCGCAGATGGCGTGATTCTCCCACCGATCGCCCGAAGCGACCTGAATCTGGATATTAAAAATATCGGGATGCCCCTCGTGTTCTTCGATCGGCGCATCTCCGATGCCTCCGTCGATACAGTGGTCGTCGACAACGAACGGGGCGCACGCGATATCGTCAACCATCTGATCGAGCTTGGCCACCGGCGGATCGGGTTGATTAATGGTCCTGAAACGATTGCGACGAGTGCAGAGCGAGCGGCTGGGTACCGACGAGCCCTACATGATCACGGCATCCCGTTCGACGATGAGCTCGTCCGGGAGGGGCGTCCCACACGCGACGCTGGCAAAGCCTTAACCGACGAACTCTTGCGACTGGATCACGCTCCCTCCGCGCTGTTTGCGGCAAACAACCAGCTCGCGCTCGGTGTCCTCGAGAGCGTCCGCGAGCACGACCTGCGCGTTCCAGAGGACATCGCGGTGGTAACCTTTGATGATGCGCCCTGGGCGAAGTTGCTCGATCCTCCCCTGACGACAGTCCGCCAGCCGAGCTACGAAATGGGACGCCGGGCCGCGGAGCTTCTGTTTGACCGCATTGCATCTCCCGACCGAGCTGCAGCTCTGATCGTCCTCCAACCGGAACTTGTTGTCCGTGCGTCCTGCGGCAGCGGAATGGACACCTAG
- the pckA gene encoding phosphoenolpyruvate carboxykinase (ATP) — protein MPDINLSAHGIDVKDVLRNATPAQLYEEAIRVDSSAQITRSGALRIASGEKTGRSPADKRIVRHPESEDEIWWGPINMEIDTHTFRINRERAQDYLNICDRLYVIDGFAGWDPNHRLKARIICSRPYHALFMHNMLIRPEREELENFGEPDFVIYNAGAFPANRQTQHMTSKTSVDVSFEDSEMVILGTEYAGEMKKGIFTVMHYLMPERGVLSMHCSANEGEDGDVSLFFGLSGTGKTTLSADPNRKLIGDDEHGWSDEGVFNIEGGCYAKAIDLSAEKEPEIYQAIRYGTVLENVVVDKASREVDYSDTSITQNTRASYPLNYIPNAKLPAVGDHPSNIIFLTYDAFGVMPPVAKLTPEQAMYHFISGYTAKVAGTEVGVTEPKATFSAAFGAAFLVRHPSVYAEMLAEKMREHGSNAWIVNTGITGGPYGTGHRMPLPHTRSIIDAIHDGALSKAETTRDPVFGFDVPLDCPNVPAEILQPRETWDNPAAYDEQAQKLVGLFRDHFKQYEDVAGAEIAEAGPTLEPANA, from the coding sequence ATGCCTGACATTAATCTTTCTGCCCACGGAATTGACGTCAAAGACGTTCTCCGTAATGCTACGCCTGCTCAGCTGTACGAAGAGGCCATTCGCGTCGACTCTTCGGCTCAGATCACCCGATCGGGTGCGCTCCGAATCGCATCCGGCGAAAAGACCGGTCGTAGTCCGGCCGACAAACGCATCGTCCGCCACCCGGAGAGCGAGGATGAAATCTGGTGGGGACCGATCAACATGGAGATCGACACGCACACGTTTCGCATCAACCGTGAACGTGCTCAGGACTACCTGAACATCTGCGACCGGCTGTACGTCATCGACGGCTTTGCAGGCTGGGACCCGAATCACCGCCTGAAGGCACGGATCATTTGCTCCCGGCCGTACCATGCGTTGTTCATGCACAATATGCTCATTCGGCCGGAGCGAGAGGAGCTAGAAAACTTCGGCGAGCCGGACTTCGTTATCTACAACGCCGGTGCGTTCCCGGCCAACCGGCAAACGCAGCACATGACATCGAAAACGAGCGTTGACGTCTCGTTTGAGGACAGCGAAATGGTCATTCTCGGCACGGAGTACGCCGGGGAAATGAAAAAAGGCATCTTCACGGTGATGCATTACCTGATGCCCGAACGCGGCGTACTATCGATGCACTGCTCCGCAAACGAAGGTGAGGACGGCGACGTATCGCTCTTCTTCGGTCTTTCCGGCACAGGGAAAACAACGCTCTCTGCCGATCCGAACCGTAAGCTCATCGGGGATGATGAGCACGGCTGGAGTGACGAAGGGGTCTTCAATATCGAGGGCGGTTGCTACGCAAAAGCCATTGACCTCTCCGCCGAGAAAGAGCCGGAGATTTACCAGGCGATCCGCTACGGAACCGTGCTTGAGAATGTCGTGGTGGATAAAGCATCACGCGAGGTCGACTACAGCGACACCTCCATCACCCAGAATACCCGGGCCTCGTACCCACTGAATTATATCCCGAATGCCAAGCTGCCGGCCGTTGGCGATCACCCGTCGAATATTATTTTCCTTACGTACGATGCGTTCGGCGTGATGCCGCCCGTGGCGAAGCTGACGCCCGAGCAGGCGATGTACCACTTCATCAGCGGCTACACCGCAAAGGTTGCCGGCACGGAGGTCGGGGTCACGGAGCCGAAAGCGACATTCAGTGCGGCATTCGGCGCGGCGTTCCTCGTCCGGCACCCGAGCGTGTATGCGGAGATGCTGGCGGAGAAAATGCGCGAGCATGGCTCCAACGCGTGGATCGTAAACACAGGCATCACTGGAGGACCCTACGGAACCGGTCACCGCATGCCGCTTCCACATACGCGGTCCATTATCGACGCGATTCACGACGGGGCGCTATCCAAAGCAGAAACCACGCGCGATCCGGTCTTCGGCTTCGATGTCCCGCTGGATTGCCCAAACGTACCGGCAGAGATTCTGCAGCCGCGGGAGACCTGGGACAACCCAGCCGCGTACGATGAACAGGCGCAAAAGCTCGTGGGACTTTTCCGCGACCACTTCAAACAGTACGAAGATGTTGCCGGAGCAGAAATCGCAGAGGCCGGCCCAACGCTGGAGCCTGCAAATGCGTAG
- a CDS encoding SusC/RagA family TonB-linked outer membrane protein, whose translation MMTRVWTLSLLLSTLLLMITWTPAPAQAQSDREISGQVTDAVTGETLPGVNVFVPSTKQGTATGIDGTYTLTVSEEADSLSFSYVGYETMTVPLAGRTEIDVALAPATLEAGELVVTALGIERESRTIGYSVQEVEGSDLSQTAELNVINSLQGQLAGVQVQPSGTGPGGSSRIVIRGIRFLGSSNQPLIVLDGIPIQGGGRQQTGSFGGFDYGGGIGDIDPNSIASLTVLRGGNAAALYGSRGANGAIVIETKKGTQETEVTVSSQTTAGEPLVLPDLQNEYGRGNNGTLTQGSDGIPVVPAGDISWGPRMEGQDVRDWTGSVQPYSPQPNNVEDLFDTSYSTNNSISFATGNETATARATISNVQSAGTLPGNELDRTNISLASSADLSDRFTVDGRVGYVAQSAFNRVNVAKSPDNPIYNAYYFPRNLRLSDLEDFRTSDGDPRLWLDESAADFSTRNNPYWTVNLNTNEDERRRVLGYMRLKYDFADWLNGFIRGGTDYNTLRREVRVASGTSYKVAQCGSDGSRRCGEYLAEQTMSQETTFDALLDGERELTDDVTGRLGVGGEWRFERGETTGTSGSGLSIPNFFTAGNLTSPTPTYGFSEKEVRSLYALFTIRYRDYLFLDLTARNEWSSTLPEDNNSYFYPSATAGFIFSDIWGPSWLSFGKFRASVAQVGSDTFPYRTMLEYDVQGQGHAGQSFGSVQVALPGVDLKPEMTTTTEAGLDLEFVDGRFALSSTYYLTNTRNQILDLPIPPASGWRSGIINAGKVRNEGVELRFEAAAVDGDDFQWDIDVNWSTNASEIVKLTDDIDTYELSSDLGVTIEAREGEPFGQIYGTAYQRTDDGRRIVDQNGLPVGISSDSLALLGNFQADWVGGVSNTFRYKGIGLSVLLDVKKGGDIFSLSNAVAAQQGTAAFTVDGREAFYNGNGGIVAEGVVNTGTASNPTYEENTQAVDPQAYWSRVGGEGGITEEFVYDASYVKLRQVTLSYRLPSGWIQPARLQSARVSVFGRNLAYLFKNTPGFDPESTYSTSLSNQGREAFAYPPTRSIGFSLNLTL comes from the coding sequence ATGATGACACGAGTCTGGACCCTGAGCCTCTTGCTCAGTACCCTTCTGTTAATGATCACCTGGACGCCGGCGCCGGCGCAGGCGCAGTCCGACCGCGAAATATCTGGACAGGTGACCGACGCTGTCACCGGCGAAACGCTACCTGGCGTGAACGTCTTTGTCCCGAGTACGAAACAGGGAACAGCGACGGGGATCGACGGAACATACACGCTGACGGTTTCTGAAGAGGCGGATTCTCTGTCGTTCTCGTACGTGGGCTACGAGACCATGACGGTTCCGCTCGCGGGGCGAACGGAGATCGATGTTGCGCTAGCCCCGGCGACCCTCGAAGCGGGGGAGTTGGTTGTCACGGCGCTCGGCATCGAGCGAGAGTCGCGCACGATCGGATACTCCGTGCAGGAGGTCGAGGGTTCGGATCTGAGCCAGACGGCTGAGCTCAACGTCATCAACTCCCTGCAGGGACAGCTTGCCGGGGTACAGGTTCAGCCCTCGGGAACCGGGCCGGGCGGATCGTCGCGCATCGTAATCCGCGGAATCCGCTTCCTCGGGTCGAGCAACCAACCCCTCATCGTTCTGGATGGCATTCCCATTCAAGGGGGCGGCCGCCAGCAGACGGGCTCGTTCGGCGGGTTCGACTACGGAGGCGGGATCGGGGACATTGACCCAAACAGCATCGCCAGTCTGACGGTACTTCGCGGTGGAAACGCGGCCGCTCTATACGGGTCACGCGGCGCCAACGGGGCAATTGTCATCGAAACGAAAAAGGGAACGCAGGAGACCGAGGTGACCGTCAGTTCGCAGACGACCGCCGGTGAACCGCTCGTTCTGCCTGATCTTCAGAACGAGTACGGGCGAGGAAATAACGGTACGCTCACGCAAGGAAGCGACGGCATTCCCGTCGTCCCGGCTGGTGACATTAGCTGGGGGCCGCGTATGGAGGGGCAGGATGTGAGGGATTGGACCGGGAGCGTCCAGCCCTACAGTCCGCAGCCGAATAACGTCGAAGACCTGTTCGACACGTCGTACAGTACCAACAACAGCATCTCGTTCGCGACGGGGAACGAGACGGCGACGGCCCGCGCGACCATCTCGAACGTGCAGAGTGCAGGCACGCTTCCCGGCAACGAGCTCGATCGCACAAACATCTCGCTGGCGAGTTCGGCGGATCTATCAGACCGATTTACAGTGGACGGGCGTGTTGGATATGTCGCGCAGTCTGCATTCAACCGGGTAAACGTGGCAAAGAGTCCCGACAACCCGATCTACAACGCCTATTACTTCCCGAGAAACCTCCGCCTCAGCGACCTGGAGGACTTCCGGACGAGCGACGGCGATCCTCGACTCTGGTTGGATGAGTCGGCTGCCGATTTTTCGACCCGTAACAACCCGTACTGGACGGTCAACCTGAACACGAACGAAGACGAGCGCCGTCGTGTCCTCGGGTACATGCGCTTGAAATACGACTTCGCGGACTGGCTCAACGGCTTCATCCGGGGTGGGACGGATTACAATACGCTCCGTCGTGAGGTACGCGTCGCATCGGGCACGAGCTACAAAGTCGCCCAGTGTGGATCGGACGGCAGCCGCCGATGCGGCGAGTATCTGGCCGAGCAGACCATGAGTCAGGAGACCACGTTCGATGCGCTACTTGACGGCGAGCGTGAGCTCACGGACGATGTCACTGGACGCCTGGGAGTGGGCGGCGAGTGGCGTTTCGAGCGCGGTGAGACCACCGGGACATCCGGAAGCGGACTGAGCATCCCCAACTTCTTTACGGCGGGTAACCTGACATCGCCGACGCCGACGTACGGCTTCAGTGAGAAGGAAGTCCGGTCGCTCTACGCGCTGTTCACGATCCGGTATCGCGACTACCTCTTCCTTGACCTCACCGCTCGTAATGAGTGGTCGTCCACGCTACCGGAGGACAACAACTCGTACTTTTACCCGTCGGCGACGGCCGGATTTATCTTCTCAGACATCTGGGGGCCGTCGTGGCTGAGCTTCGGGAAGTTTCGCGCATCGGTTGCTCAGGTGGGAAGCGACACGTTTCCGTACCGCACGATGCTCGAGTACGACGTGCAGGGGCAGGGGCATGCCGGGCAGTCGTTCGGAAGTGTTCAGGTCGCTCTGCCGGGTGTCGATCTGAAGCCGGAGATGACGACAACGACAGAGGCTGGGCTCGACCTTGAGTTCGTCGATGGACGTTTTGCTCTTTCCAGCACCTATTACTTGACGAACACCAGGAATCAGATCTTGGATCTTCCCATTCCGCCGGCGTCCGGATGGCGAAGCGGAATCATCAATGCTGGGAAGGTTCGAAACGAGGGCGTAGAGCTTCGCTTCGAAGCCGCCGCGGTGGACGGAGACGACTTTCAGTGGGATATCGATGTGAACTGGTCGACCAACGCCTCCGAGATCGTCAAACTAACCGACGACATCGATACCTACGAGCTATCGTCTGATCTAGGCGTGACGATCGAGGCACGCGAAGGCGAACCGTTCGGACAGATTTACGGCACCGCATACCAGCGGACCGACGACGGCCGGCGAATCGTCGACCAGAATGGTCTCCCCGTTGGTATTTCGTCGGACTCGCTTGCACTCCTGGGGAATTTTCAGGCGGACTGGGTCGGCGGCGTGTCCAACACATTCAGGTACAAGGGGATCGGACTGAGCGTTTTACTGGATGTCAAGAAAGGAGGCGACATTTTCTCCCTTTCGAATGCTGTTGCGGCCCAGCAGGGAACCGCTGCCTTCACGGTCGATGGACGCGAGGCATTCTACAATGGTAATGGCGGCATCGTCGCCGAGGGCGTCGTCAACACGGGTACGGCCAGCAACCCGACGTACGAAGAAAACACGCAAGCCGTGGATCCGCAGGCGTACTGGTCCCGCGTGGGCGGAGAAGGCGGGATTACGGAGGAGTTTGTCTACGATGCCAGCTACGTCAAGCTGCGTCAGGTGACGCTGAGTTATCGTTTGCCCTCGGGTTGGATTCAGCCCGCCCGCTTGCAATCGGCCCGCGTATCGGTGTTCGGTCGTAACCTGGCCTACCTCTTCAAGAATACGCCTGGATTCGATCCGGAGTCGACGTATAGTACCTCGCTCTCGAACCAGGGCCGCGAAGCATTTGCCTATCCGCCTACGCGGAGTATCGGGTTTAGTCTAAACCTGACGCTGTGA
- the accD gene encoding acetyl-CoA carboxylase, carboxyltransferase subunit beta → MPWFKRKKAGILTTRKEQNEVPEGQWVKCPKTGEIINRRELEDNLLVFPSSGYHFGMSSGRYFNFLFNDGEYELHDTDLMSVDRLDFEDRKPYDQRLKKAREKTGQNDAARSATGEMGSHEVSMACMDFSFIGGSMGSVVGETIARAIKRAYTREIPLVIISQSGGARMMEGALSLMQMAKTSAHLARLDDAGLPYISVLTHPTTGGVTASFSMLGDIHIAEPEALIGFAGPRVIRETIGSDLPEGFQRSEFLLKQGFVDMVVDRRRLRQRIIHLFDLLMDDR, encoded by the coding sequence ATGCCGTGGTTCAAGCGCAAGAAAGCCGGCATCCTCACCACCCGGAAAGAGCAGAATGAGGTACCGGAGGGGCAGTGGGTGAAGTGCCCGAAGACGGGGGAGATTATCAACCGGCGAGAACTGGAGGATAATCTGCTCGTCTTCCCGAGCTCGGGGTATCACTTCGGCATGAGCAGCGGGCGATACTTCAATTTCTTATTCAATGACGGCGAGTACGAACTCCACGACACCGATCTGATGAGTGTCGACCGCCTCGACTTTGAGGATCGAAAACCGTACGACCAGCGCCTGAAGAAAGCGCGGGAGAAGACGGGGCAGAACGACGCAGCTCGCTCTGCCACCGGCGAAATGGGAAGCCACGAGGTGTCGATGGCCTGCATGGACTTCAGCTTCATTGGGGGCTCGATGGGGTCGGTGGTCGGAGAAACCATCGCGCGTGCCATCAAGCGAGCGTACACCCGCGAGATTCCGCTCGTCATCATCTCGCAGAGTGGTGGAGCGCGCATGATGGAGGGAGCCCTCAGCCTGATGCAGATGGCGAAAACGAGCGCCCACCTTGCTCGACTCGACGACGCCGGCCTTCCCTACATCTCGGTACTTACGCACCCAACGACGGGTGGCGTGACGGCATCGTTCTCCATGTTGGGAGACATCCACATCGCCGAGCCGGAAGCGCTCATCGGATTTGCCGGGCCGCGCGTGATCCGCGAAACGATCGGGTCCGACCTGCCCGAGGGATTCCAGCGGTCGGAGTTTCTGCTCAAGCAGGGCTTCGTTGACATGGTCGTGGATCGCCGGCGTCTGCGTCAGCGCATCATCCACCTCTTCGACCTCCTGATGGACGATCGCTAG